Proteins from a single region of Calonectris borealis chromosome 14, bCalBor7.hap1.2, whole genome shotgun sequence:
- the LOC142087999 gene encoding olfactory receptor 5AR1-like: MVRRNKTTVDEFILLGITDIWELQVILFVLFLLICVTSLVGNLGMIALIRLDSRLHTPMYFFLCHLSLVDLGNSSAVAPKMLVSFFEERKAISLLGCAAQMYFCGVCIITECYLLAVMAYDRYVAICNPLLYMVTMSQKFCVQLAVGSYIIAAVSQTVLVSSVFSLHFCGPNVINHFFCDIPPLLKLSCSSTTVNEHVLFTIATSIAFSTLAFIVVSYSYILTTVLRICSSEGRHKAFSTCASHLTSVSIFYGTMIFMYLRPSSSYSLDQDKVVSVVYTMVIPMLNPLIYSLRNMEVKDALKRLLEKVLVSFRNQTGKEVS; this comes from the coding sequence ATGGTCAGAAGAAACAAGACAACCGTTGATGAGTTCATTCTCTTGGGAATCACAGATATTTGGGAGCTGCAGGTCATTCTTTTTGTGCTGTTCCTTCTGATCTGTGTCACCTCGTTGGTGGGGAATCTCGGCATGATTGCATTAATCAGGCTTGACTCTCgactccacacccccatgtacttcttcctctgcCACCTCTCTCTGGTAGACCTAGGTAATTCCTCAGCAGTTGCTCCCAAAATGCTAGTGAGCTTCTTTGAAGAAAGGAAAGCCATCTCTCTGCTAGGGTGTGCAGCGCAGATGTACTTTTGTGGAGTCTGCATAATCACCGAGTGTTACCTGCTGGCTGTGATGGCCTATGACCGGTACGTGGCCATCTGTAACCCTCTGCTCTACATGGTCACCATGTCTCAAAAGTTTTGTGTCCAACTGGCTGTGGGATCCTACATTATAGCTGCTGTGAGTCAAACAGTGCTTGTCAGCTCAGTGTTCAGTTTACACTTCTGTGGCCCTAATGTCATCAATCACTTCTTCTGTGACATTCCTCCGCTCCTGAAACTTTCCTGCTCCAGTACTACTGTCAATGAACATGTGCTTTTTACCATTGCTACTTCTATTGCATTCAGCACTTTAGCATTCATTGTTGTCTCTTATAGTTATATCCTTACCACTGTCCTGAGGATCTGCTCCTCAGAGGGCAGGCACAAAGCTTTCTCCACCTGTGCCTCACATTTGACATCAGTCTCAATTTTTTACGGGACTATGATCTTCATGTACCTCCGCCCCAGTTCTAGCTACTCCCTGGACCAGGACAAAGTGGTGTCTGTTGTCTACACCATGGTGATTCCCATGCTGAACCCCCTGatctacagcctgaggaacatgGAAGTGAAGGATGCTCTCAAGAGACTCCTAGAAAAAGTTCTTGTTTCCTTCAGAAATCAAACTGGTAAAGAGGTGTcgtaa